Proteins from a genomic interval of Marmota flaviventris isolate mMarFla1 chromosome 8, mMarFla1.hap1, whole genome shotgun sequence:
- the Msl2 gene encoding E3 ubiquitin-protein ligase MSL2: protein MNPVNATALYISASRLVLNYDPGDPKAFTEINRLLPYFRQSLSCCVCGHLLQDPIAPTNSTCQHYVCKTCKGKKMMMKPSCSWCKDYEQFEENKQLSILVNCYKKLCEYITQTTLARDIIEAVDCSSDILALLNDGSLFCEETEKPSDSSFTLCLTHSPLPSTSEPTTDPQASLSPMSEGTLSIAIGSSVINGLPTYNGLSIDRFGINIPSPEHSNTIDVCNTVDIKTEDLSDSLPPVCDAVATDLCSTGIDICSFSEDIKPGDSLLLSVEEVLRSLETVSNTDVCCPNLQPNLEATVSNGPFLQLSSQSLSHNVFMSTSPALHGLSCTAATPKVAKLNRKRSRSESDSEKVQPLPISTIIRGPTLGASAPVTVKRENKISLQPIATVPNGGTTPKISKTVLLSTKSMKKSHEHGSKKSHSKTKPGILKKDKAVKEKIPSHHFMPGSPTKTVYKKPQEKKGCKCGRATQNPSVLTCRGQRCPCYSNRKACLDCICRGCQNSYMANGEKKLEAFAVPEKALEQTRLTLGINVTSIAVRNASTSTSVINVTGSPVTTFLAASTHDDKSLDEAIDMRFDC from the coding sequence GACATTTGCTGCAAGATCCTATTGCACCCACCAACTCCACCTGCCAACACTATGTCTGCAAAACTTGTAAAGGCAAGAAAATGATGATGAAACCTTCATGTAGCTGGTGCAAAGACTATGAGCAGTTTGAGGAAAACAAGCAGTTAAGCATCTTAGTGAACTGCTACAAAAAACTATGTGAATATATAACACAGACTACGTTGGCACGGGATATAATAGAAGCAGTCGACTGTTCTTCTGATATTTTGGCTTTGCTTAATGATGGATCATTGTTTTGTGAGGAGACAGAAAAACCCTCAGATTCATCCTTTACTTTGTGTTTGACACATTCCCCTTTACCTTCAACCTCAGAACCCACAACTGATCCTCAAGCTAGTTTATCTCCAATGTCTGAAGGCACCCTCAGCATTGCTATTGGCAGTTCTGTTATCAATGGTTTGCCTACTTATAATGGGCTTTCAATAGATAGATTTGGTATAAATATTCCTTCACCTGAACATTCAAATACGATTGATGTATGTAATACTGTTGACATAAAAACTGAGGATCTATCTGACAGCCTACCACCTGTCTGTGATGCGGTAGCCACTGATTTATGCTCCACAGGCATTGATATCTGCAGTTTCAGTGAAGATATTAAACCTGGTGACTCTCTCTTACTGAGTGTTGAGGAAGTACTCCGCAGCTTAGAAACTGTTTCAAATACAGATGTTTGTTGTCCTAATTTGCAGCCGAACTTGGAAGCCACTGTATCCAATGGACCTTTTTTGCAGCTTTCTTCCCAGTCTCTTAGCCATAATGTTTTTATGTCCACCAGTCCTGCACTTCATGGGTTATCATGTACAGCAGCAACTCCGAAGGTAGCAAAATTGAATAGAAAACGATCTAGATCAGAAAGCGACAGTGAGAAAGTTCAGCCACTTCCAATTTCTACCATCATCCGAGGCCCAACACTGGGGGCATCTGCTCCTGTTACGGTGAAACGGGAGAACAAAATTTCTCTTCAACCTATAGCAACTGTTCCCAATGGAGGCACGACACCCAAAATCAGTAAGACTGTACTTTTATCTACTAAAAGCATGAAAAAGAGTCATGAACATGGATCCAAGAAATCTCACTCTAAAACCAAGCCAGGTATtctaaaaaaagacaaagcagTAAAGGAAAAGATTCCTAGTCATCATTTTATGCCGGGAAGCCCTACCAAGACGGTGTACAAAAAGCCCCAGGAAAAGAAAGGGTGTAAATGTGGGCGTGCTACTCAAAATCCAAGTGTTCTTACATGCCGCGGCCAACGCTGCCCTTGCTACTCTAACCGCAAAGCCTGCTTAGATTGTATTTGTCGTGGCTGCCAAAACTCCTATATGGCCAACGGGGAGAAGAAGCTGGAGGCATTTGCTGTGCCAGAAAAGGCCTTGGAGCAGACCAGGCTCACTTTGGGCATTAATGTAACTAGCATTGCAGTGCGTAACGCTAGTACCAGCACCAGTGTAATTAATGTCACAGGGTCCCCAGTAACAACGTTTTTAGCTGCCAGTACACACGATGATAAAAGTTTGGATGAAGCTATAGACATGAGATTCGACTGTTAA